The following are from one region of the Mycolicibacterium diernhoferi genome:
- a CDS encoding valine--tRNA ligase: MTASPRDRADALPKSWEPSAVESDLYQGWVDAGYFTADPSSDKPAYSIVLPPPNVTGSLHMGHALDHTLMDALTRRRRMQGYEVLWLPGMDHAGIATQSVVEKQLAADGKTKEDLGREAFVEKVWDWKRESGGTIGGQMRRLGDGVDWSRDRFTMDEGLSRAVRTIFKRLYDAGLIYQAERLVNWSPVLQTAISDLEVKYEDVEGELVSFRYGSMNDDEPHLVVATTRLETMLGDTAIAVHPDDDRYRALVGQTLAHPFLDRQIIVVADTHVDPEFGTGAVKVTPAHDPNDFEIGLRHSLPMPSILDTTGAITGTGTKFDGMDRFEARVAVREALAAEGRIVAEKRPYLHSVGHSERSGEPIEPRLSLQWWVNVESMAKAAGDAVRNGDTVIHPASLEPRWFAWVDNMHDWCISRQLWWGHRIPIWHGPDGQQVCLGPDETPPEGWEQDPDVLDTWFSSALWPFSTMGWPDRTPELEKFYPTSVLVTGYDILFFWVARMMMFGTFVAGDDALGEGAVPFKNVFLHGLIRDEFGRKMSKSKGNGIDPLDWVEKFGADALRFTLARGASPGGDLSIGEDHARASRNFATKIFNATKFALMNGAALAPLPDLGELTDADRWILGRLEEVRAEADSAMESYEFSRACESIYHFAWDEFCDWYLELAKVQLGQEEHATHTPAVLATVLDSLLKLLHPVMPFVTETLWKTLTGGESLVIADWPAASGIAVDSAATQRITDMQKLITEVRRFRSDQGLNDRQRVPAKLVGIGEAGLAAQLPAITSLAWLTEPADGFTPSAAVEVRLTGGTVVVELDTSGTVDVAAERKRLEKDLAAAQKELAQTTGKLGNEAFLAKAPEAVVEKIKARRQLAAEEVERITARLGGLG; the protein is encoded by the coding sequence GTGACCGCCAGCCCCCGTGACCGTGCCGATGCCCTTCCCAAGTCCTGGGAGCCGAGTGCGGTAGAAAGCGACCTCTATCAGGGCTGGGTGGATGCCGGGTATTTCACCGCCGACCCGAGCAGCGACAAGCCCGCCTATTCGATCGTGCTGCCGCCGCCGAATGTGACCGGCAGCCTGCACATGGGCCATGCGCTCGATCACACGCTCATGGACGCGCTGACCCGGCGCCGGCGGATGCAGGGCTACGAGGTGCTGTGGCTGCCCGGTATGGACCACGCCGGTATCGCCACCCAGTCCGTGGTGGAAAAGCAGCTCGCCGCCGACGGCAAGACCAAAGAGGACCTCGGCCGCGAGGCGTTTGTCGAGAAGGTGTGGGACTGGAAGCGTGAGTCCGGCGGCACCATCGGCGGACAGATGCGCCGCCTCGGGGACGGTGTCGACTGGAGCCGCGACCGGTTCACCATGGACGAAGGGCTGTCGCGTGCGGTCCGCACCATCTTCAAGCGGCTCTACGACGCCGGGCTGATCTACCAGGCCGAGCGCCTGGTCAACTGGTCGCCGGTGCTGCAGACCGCGATCAGCGACCTCGAGGTCAAGTACGAGGACGTCGAGGGCGAGCTGGTGTCGTTCCGGTACGGCTCGATGAACGACGACGAACCGCACCTGGTGGTCGCCACCACCCGGTTGGAGACCATGCTCGGCGACACCGCCATCGCGGTGCACCCCGACGACGACCGGTACCGCGCACTGGTCGGCCAGACCTTGGCGCACCCGTTCCTGGATCGGCAGATCATCGTCGTGGCCGACACCCATGTCGATCCCGAATTCGGTACCGGCGCAGTGAAGGTCACACCGGCGCACGACCCCAACGACTTCGAGATCGGGCTGCGGCACAGCCTGCCCATGCCCTCGATCCTGGACACCACCGGTGCCATCACCGGCACCGGGACCAAGTTCGACGGGATGGACCGCTTCGAGGCCCGGGTGGCGGTGCGCGAAGCGCTGGCGGCCGAGGGTCGCATCGTCGCGGAGAAGCGTCCCTACCTGCACAGCGTCGGGCACTCGGAGCGCAGCGGCGAGCCGATCGAACCGCGGCTGAGCCTGCAGTGGTGGGTCAATGTCGAATCGATGGCCAAGGCCGCCGGCGACGCGGTGCGCAACGGCGACACCGTGATCCACCCGGCCAGCCTGGAACCGCGCTGGTTCGCATGGGTGGACAACATGCACGACTGGTGCATCTCGCGCCAGCTCTGGTGGGGGCACCGCATCCCGATCTGGCACGGTCCCGACGGCCAGCAGGTGTGCCTCGGTCCGGACGAGACCCCGCCCGAGGGCTGGGAGCAGGACCCCGACGTGCTGGACACCTGGTTCTCCTCGGCACTGTGGCCGTTCTCCACCATGGGCTGGCCGGACCGCACCCCCGAGCTGGAAAAGTTCTATCCGACAAGCGTTCTCGTTACCGGCTACGACATCCTGTTCTTCTGGGTGGCCCGGATGATGATGTTCGGCACCTTCGTGGCCGGCGATGACGCGCTCGGTGAGGGGGCCGTTCCGTTCAAGAACGTGTTCCTGCACGGGCTGATCCGCGACGAGTTCGGCCGAAAGATGAGCAAGTCCAAGGGCAACGGCATCGACCCGCTGGACTGGGTGGAGAAGTTCGGCGCCGACGCGTTGCGCTTCACCCTGGCGCGCGGTGCCAGCCCGGGTGGTGACCTGTCCATCGGCGAGGACCACGCCCGCGCCTCGCGTAACTTCGCCACCAAGATCTTCAACGCCACCAAGTTCGCGCTGATGAACGGCGCCGCGCTCGCACCCTTGCCGGACCTCGGTGAGCTCACCGACGCCGACCGTTGGATTCTGGGGCGATTGGAAGAGGTTCGCGCCGAAGCGGATTCGGCGATGGAGAGCTACGAGTTCAGCCGCGCCTGCGAGTCGATCTACCACTTCGCCTGGGACGAGTTCTGTGACTGGTACCTCGAGCTCGCCAAGGTGCAACTCGGTCAAGAGGAGCACGCGACCCACACGCCGGCGGTGCTGGCCACGGTGCTGGACAGTCTGCTCAAGCTGCTGCACCCGGTGATGCCGTTCGTCACCGAGACGCTGTGGAAGACGTTGACCGGCGGGGAGTCCCTGGTCATCGCAGACTGGCCGGCCGCATCCGGTATCGCCGTGGATTCCGCTGCCACCCAGCGCATCACCGATATGCAGAAGCTGATCACCGAGGTGCGCAGGTTCCGCAGCGATCAGGGGCTCAACGATCGCCAGCGCGTCCCGGCCAAGCTGGTCGGCATCGGCGAAGCGGGCCTGGCCGCACAGCTGCCCGCGATCACCTCACTGGCCTGGCTCACCGAACCCGCGGACGGATTCACCCCGTCGGCGGCCGTGGAGGTGCGCCTGACCGGCGGCACCGTCGTCGTCGAACTCGACACCTCGGGCACCGTGGACGTCGCCGCCGAACGCAAGCGGCTGGAGAAGGATCTGGCGGCCGCGCAGAAGGAACTCGCCCAGACGACAGGCAAACTCGGCAACGAGGCGTTCCTGGCCAAGGCGCCCGAAGCCGTCGTCGAGAAGATCAAGGCACGCCGGCAGTTGGCGGCCGAAGAGGTGGAGCGGATCACCGCCCGCCTCGGCGGTTTGGGATGA
- a CDS encoding glycosyltransferase family 2 protein translates to MADPAPEVGDGDMETATESSWCTRTASAERSDAEGGDMVLLSIVMPVYNESETVASALDRVLAVDYPCPVELIVVDDGSTDGTRNILADYASRGVTVLLQPFNRGKGSAVTRGARKATGTHMLILDADLEYHPSDIPSLLAPVLSGIADHVFGSRVFGFNTRFPSFRFAVGGRLTTLGANLLFDSCLTDMHTCLKLIPVQHFRSLRLSESGFGLDTEMTAALLRSGIRPYEVPVTYNGRTASEGKKISWWDGVECLRLLAAARLRKPPGLPVGPFATGANVVAFVAPADGGDGLLSDESAQVARVAP, encoded by the coding sequence ATGGCAGATCCTGCGCCGGAGGTGGGCGATGGCGACATGGAGACCGCGACGGAGTCGTCGTGGTGTACGCGCACGGCATCCGCCGAGCGATCCGACGCCGAGGGGGGCGACATGGTTCTGTTGTCGATCGTCATGCCCGTTTACAACGAATCTGAGACGGTCGCGTCCGCGTTGGACCGAGTTCTCGCTGTCGACTATCCGTGCCCGGTGGAACTCATCGTGGTCGACGACGGCAGCACCGACGGCACGCGGAACATCTTGGCGGACTACGCAAGCAGGGGAGTCACGGTTCTGCTCCAGCCGTTCAACCGCGGCAAGGGTTCGGCGGTGACTCGTGGCGCTCGGAAAGCCACTGGTACGCATATGCTGATTCTCGACGCGGACCTGGAATACCACCCGTCGGATATCCCCAGTCTCCTCGCTCCGGTGCTGTCCGGAATTGCCGATCATGTGTTCGGGTCTCGGGTGTTCGGCTTCAACACCCGTTTCCCGTCGTTCAGGTTCGCAGTTGGGGGCAGGTTGACCACCTTGGGCGCCAACCTCCTCTTCGATTCCTGCCTGACCGACATGCACACCTGCTTGAAATTGATTCCGGTACAACACTTCCGATCTTTGCGGCTCAGCGAGTCAGGCTTTGGTCTGGACACCGAGATGACTGCGGCGCTGCTCCGCTCCGGAATCCGGCCCTACGAGGTTCCGGTGACTTACAACGGCCGGACCGCAAGTGAAGGTAAGAAGATCAGCTGGTGGGACGGTGTCGAGTGTCTTCGACTGTTGGCCGCCGCACGGTTGCGTAAGCCGCCCGGTCTGCCCGTCGGTCCGTTCGCCACCGGCGCCAACGTCGTGGCATTCGTCGCCCCGGCCGATGGTGGTGACGGGCTGCTCAGTGATGAGTCGGCGCAGGTGGCCCGTGTCGCGCCATAG
- a CDS encoding saccharopine dehydrogenase family protein gives MTSSQRDLGREFDVVLYGATGFAGKLTAQYLAEAGSGARIALAGRSLTKVRAVRDELGEQAQSWPLIEADTSKPSTLADMAARTRVVITTVGPYTRYGMPLVQACVAAGTDYADLTGETLFIRDSAEQFHKQAADTGSRIVHSCGFDSVPSDITVYALYDRVRADGAGELAETNLVLRSFAGGVSGGTVASMIEFMRTAAENPQSRDDLHDPYTLSTDRGAEPELGPQSDNPWRRGREIAPELDGIWTGAFAMAAPNSRIVRRSNALLDWSYGRTFRYAEQMSVGSSVVAPVAAALETAVSVATFGLGTRYINKVPQGLLDRVLPKPGTGPSERTREKGYYHVETYTTTTTGARYRATIAQQGDPGYKATAVLLAECGLALALDRDRLSDLRGVLTPAAAMGDALLTRLPAAGVTLETARLN, from the coding sequence ATGACCTCCTCGCAGCGGGACCTCGGCCGAGAATTTGACGTAGTCCTGTATGGCGCCACCGGGTTCGCCGGGAAACTCACCGCGCAGTACCTCGCCGAGGCGGGCAGCGGTGCCCGCATCGCGCTGGCCGGCCGGTCACTGACGAAGGTCCGCGCGGTGCGCGACGAGCTGGGCGAGCAGGCGCAGTCCTGGCCACTGATCGAAGCGGACACCTCCAAGCCGTCCACGCTGGCCGATATGGCGGCCCGCACCCGGGTCGTCATCACGACCGTCGGGCCCTACACCCGCTACGGCATGCCGCTGGTCCAAGCGTGCGTCGCCGCGGGCACCGACTACGCCGACCTCACCGGTGAGACGCTGTTCATCCGGGACAGCGCCGAACAGTTCCACAAGCAGGCCGCCGACACCGGATCGCGGATCGTGCACTCCTGCGGGTTCGACTCCGTGCCATCGGATATCACCGTCTACGCGCTGTATGACCGGGTCCGTGCGGACGGCGCCGGTGAACTCGCCGAAACCAACCTGGTGTTGCGCTCCTTCGCCGGTGGGGTCTCCGGGGGCACCGTGGCCTCGATGATCGAGTTCATGCGTACCGCCGCGGAGAACCCGCAGTCACGCGACGACCTGCACGACCCGTACACGCTGAGCACCGACCGTGGCGCCGAGCCCGAGTTGGGTCCGCAATCGGACAACCCGTGGCGCCGCGGCCGCGAGATCGCGCCCGAACTCGACGGCATCTGGACCGGGGCCTTCGCCATGGCCGCACCCAACTCGCGCATCGTGCGCCGCAGCAATGCCCTGCTGGACTGGTCGTACGGCAGGACGTTCCGGTACGCCGAGCAGATGAGCGTCGGCTCCTCGGTCGTCGCGCCGGTGGCCGCGGCGCTGGAGACCGCGGTCAGCGTCGCGACCTTCGGTCTGGGCACCCGCTACATCAACAAGGTGCCTCAGGGGCTGCTCGACCGCGTGCTGCCCAAGCCGGGCACCGGACCGAGCGAACGCACCCGGGAAAAGGGCTACTACCACGTCGAGACGTACACCACGACGACGACCGGAGCCCGCTATCGGGCCACCATCGCCCAGCAGGGCGACCCCGGATACAAGGCCACCGCCGTGCTGCTCGCGGAGTGCGGTCTGGCGCTCGCGCTCGACCGCGACCGGCTCTCTGACCTGCGCGGAGTGCTGACGCCGGCCGCGGCCATGGGCGATGCTCTGCTGACCCGGCTGCCGGCCGCCGGCGTCACGCTGGAGACCGCCCGCCTCAATTGA
- a CDS encoding DUF4233 domain-containing protein, whose amino-acid sequence MAGIHILEAIVVLLALPVVSAGENGLTVAAGSFLIGMAVVLILLSGMQGRPGIIWVNLGIQAVFIAGALIHGGIGFIGVIFAGVWALMIYLRAEVKRRQDRGQLPYQQSGPPPQGG is encoded by the coding sequence ATGGCCGGCATCCACATTCTGGAGGCCATCGTCGTCCTACTGGCCCTGCCCGTCGTCTCGGCGGGGGAGAACGGCCTGACCGTGGCCGCCGGCAGCTTCCTGATCGGGATGGCGGTCGTGCTGATTCTGCTGTCCGGCATGCAGGGCAGGCCGGGCATCATCTGGGTGAACCTGGGGATCCAGGCCGTGTTCATCGCGGGTGCGCTGATCCACGGCGGGATCGGCTTCATCGGCGTCATCTTCGCGGGCGTCTGGGCGCTGATGATCTACCTGCGCGCCGAGGTCAAACGGCGTCAGGACCGTGGGCAGCTGCCTTACCAGCAGTCCGGCCCACCGCCGCAGGGCGGGTGA
- a CDS encoding glycosyltransferase family 4 protein, with protein MVTPGFRGRPGGVEVHCSELIAGLAAYDMDIDVITAARGVRRRTEKSYDDCRSTVYPAWRAQSMSIAPRVALGAAHRQFGADIVHVHSYHATTAIAALVTRRPVVFTPHYHGQQGHSVAAGLLHKAFRHLGGRVLRRADVVICVSRAERDLLIQDFPFVANKVEVIPNGAHVEDLRRAEPFPETAPTALCVGRLEPYKRFADVIRCFADVAPPARLVIIGGGSQYDELCSLVGELEIGDRVQLCGRVDTDIVRRWLRTATVVVSMSEHEAFGMVPLEAAAAGARVVLSDIPAHREVFADHLRGRGVVVDDDTSLARHISAQLAEGRPPTPADVPGWTSIADRTAEAYQRLMARSGSASVDRREPREAAR; from the coding sequence ATGGTGACCCCCGGCTTCCGCGGCCGCCCGGGCGGGGTCGAGGTGCACTGCTCGGAGCTGATCGCCGGATTGGCCGCGTATGACATGGACATCGACGTCATAACCGCCGCCCGAGGAGTCCGACGGCGGACAGAGAAGTCGTACGATGACTGCCGTTCAACGGTTTACCCGGCCTGGCGCGCGCAGTCCATGTCGATCGCGCCGCGAGTGGCGCTCGGAGCGGCGCACCGGCAATTCGGAGCCGACATCGTGCACGTTCACAGTTATCACGCCACGACGGCGATCGCCGCACTGGTAACCCGTCGTCCGGTCGTGTTCACTCCGCACTACCACGGCCAGCAGGGCCACTCGGTGGCAGCCGGACTGTTGCACAAAGCATTCCGGCATCTCGGAGGGCGGGTACTGCGACGAGCCGACGTGGTCATCTGCGTGTCACGCGCCGAACGGGACCTGCTGATCCAGGATTTCCCCTTCGTCGCGAACAAGGTCGAGGTGATCCCTAATGGCGCGCACGTCGAAGATCTCCGACGTGCCGAGCCGTTCCCCGAAACGGCTCCGACGGCACTCTGCGTCGGCAGGCTGGAGCCTTATAAGCGATTCGCCGATGTCATCCGGTGCTTCGCCGATGTCGCACCGCCGGCGCGTCTGGTGATCATCGGCGGCGGCAGCCAGTATGACGAACTTTGTTCACTCGTAGGAGAACTCGAGATCGGCGACCGCGTGCAGTTGTGCGGACGAGTGGACACCGACATCGTGCGGCGTTGGCTGCGCACCGCTACCGTGGTCGTCTCGATGTCCGAGCATGAAGCGTTCGGAATGGTCCCGCTCGAGGCGGCTGCCGCCGGTGCCCGTGTGGTGCTCAGCGACATCCCAGCCCACCGCGAAGTGTTCGCCGACCACCTTCGCGGGCGTGGCGTCGTGGTCGACGACGACACATCGCTGGCACGGCACATATCCGCGCAACTGGCCGAAGGCCGCCCACCCACACCGGCTGACGTACCCGGCTGGACATCAATCGCGGACCGGACCGCCGAGGCCTATCAGCGGCTGATGGCACGTTCTGGTTCGGCATCCGTAGACAGACGAGAGCCTCGAGAGGCAGCACGATGA
- a CDS encoding SGNH/GDSL hydrolase family protein, translating into MIASVVSVAGLCTGGAHAWHDRTEVTYYVSVGDSYAAGYRPDGKSGLETGDGYAYQLTDILNRSGRWELRNFGCVGQTAHGMQLDNGCTAGALASGGVDYPETTQLRAADTFMAEHQGEVGLVTVAMGANDMVRCLDLADDGAVQHCAEQMSTEVRQSLGVFLTATRALLGNDVPIVGISYFNVFHAAGPAGPLEASRRSTLSQTLFDNYLNPTLRDIYSQAGAYFVDSSTIAGNDLPESRMSPLPGHGTVSTSTARLCGLTYYCSDHDPHPNRAGHALIAQAIAEAIT; encoded by the coding sequence GTGATCGCATCGGTCGTTTCGGTGGCCGGACTGTGCACGGGCGGCGCACATGCGTGGCATGACCGCACTGAGGTCACCTACTACGTATCGGTCGGCGACTCCTATGCCGCGGGCTACCGCCCCGATGGCAAATCGGGCCTCGAGACAGGCGATGGCTACGCTTACCAGTTGACCGACATCCTCAACCGGTCTGGTCGCTGGGAGCTGCGGAACTTCGGCTGCGTGGGCCAAACAGCTCACGGAATGCAGCTCGACAATGGCTGCACCGCAGGGGCTTTGGCTTCAGGTGGGGTGGACTACCCCGAGACGACACAGCTACGAGCCGCCGATACGTTCATGGCGGAGCACCAGGGCGAGGTCGGCTTGGTCACCGTCGCCATGGGTGCCAACGACATGGTGCGGTGCCTCGATCTCGCCGATGACGGCGCGGTCCAGCACTGCGCCGAACAGATGTCAACCGAGGTCCGACAGAGCCTCGGCGTCTTCCTGACCGCAACACGCGCGCTGCTGGGCAACGACGTCCCGATCGTCGGGATCTCCTACTTCAACGTCTTCCACGCGGCGGGCCCGGCCGGCCCGCTCGAAGCCAGTCGCCGCAGCACGCTGTCACAGACACTGTTCGACAACTACCTCAACCCGACCTTGCGGGACATCTACTCACAGGCGGGCGCCTATTTCGTCGACAGTTCGACGATAGCGGGGAACGATCTTCCCGAAAGTCGCATGTCGCCGCTTCCAGGGCACGGAACTGTCAGCACCTCGACCGCTCGGCTCTGCGGCCTGACTTACTACTGCTCAGATCACGACCCTCATCCGAACCGGGCTGGACACGCATTGATCGCCCAAGCGATCGCAGAGGCGATCACGTGA
- the folC gene encoding bifunctional tetrahydrofolate synthase/dihydrofolate synthase, which translates to MNQPMPDEIAAMLQVEHLLDQRWPETKIEPSTARISALLELLGSPQRSYPSIHIAGTNGKTSVARIIDALLTALHRRTGRIVSPHLQSAVERISIDGKPISPAQYVETYRELEPFIELVDQQSEAAGGPRMSKFEVLTAMAFAAFADAPVDVAVVETGLGGRWDATNVINAPVAVITPIGMDHTDYLGDTLAEIAGEKAGIITRQERETVPSGFDLDTVAIIGRQAPEAMEVLLAETVRADAAVAREDSEFTILDRQVAIGGQLLTLQGLGGVYPEIFLPLHGEHQAHNAVLALAAVEAFFGAGSERQLDIDAVRAGFAAASSPGRLERVRSAPTVFIDAAHNPAGAAALAQALGDEFDFRYLVGVLSVMADKDVDGILEALEPAFDMIVVTHNGSPRALAAEELAARAEERFGPERVAVAATLPDAIETATALVEESGNDGEGYSGSGMVITGSVVTAGAARTLFGRDPQ; encoded by the coding sequence ATGAATCAGCCCATGCCGGACGAGATCGCGGCGATGTTGCAGGTCGAGCATCTGCTCGACCAGCGGTGGCCGGAGACCAAGATCGAGCCCAGCACCGCGCGCATCTCGGCGCTGCTGGAACTGCTCGGGTCGCCGCAGCGGAGCTACCCGTCCATCCACATCGCCGGCACCAACGGCAAGACGTCGGTCGCCCGGATCATCGACGCGTTGCTCACCGCGCTGCACCGGCGCACCGGGCGGATCGTCAGCCCGCACCTGCAGTCCGCCGTCGAACGCATCTCCATCGACGGCAAGCCCATCAGCCCGGCGCAGTACGTGGAGACCTACCGCGAGCTCGAACCGTTCATCGAGCTGGTGGATCAGCAGTCCGAGGCCGCGGGCGGCCCGCGGATGAGCAAGTTCGAGGTGCTCACCGCCATGGCGTTCGCGGCGTTCGCCGACGCGCCGGTCGACGTCGCCGTGGTGGAGACCGGGCTGGGCGGGCGCTGGGACGCCACCAACGTGATCAACGCCCCGGTTGCGGTGATCACCCCGATCGGTATGGACCACACCGACTATCTCGGTGACACGCTCGCCGAGATCGCGGGGGAGAAGGCCGGCATCATCACCCGGCAGGAAAGAGAGACCGTGCCGTCCGGGTTCGACCTGGACACCGTCGCGATCATCGGGCGTCAGGCGCCCGAGGCGATGGAGGTGCTGCTGGCCGAGACCGTGCGTGCCGATGCCGCTGTGGCCCGCGAGGATTCGGAGTTCACGATCCTGGACCGTCAGGTCGCCATCGGTGGCCAGTTGCTGACGCTGCAGGGCCTCGGCGGGGTGTATCCGGAGATCTTCCTGCCGCTGCACGGCGAGCATCAGGCGCACAACGCCGTCCTCGCGCTGGCCGCGGTGGAGGCGTTCTTCGGTGCCGGTTCGGAACGGCAGCTCGACATCGATGCGGTGCGGGCCGGATTCGCCGCTGCCAGCAGCCCGGGCCGGCTGGAGCGGGTGCGTAGCGCCCCCACGGTGTTCATCGACGCCGCGCACAATCCGGCGGGCGCGGCGGCGCTGGCCCAGGCGCTGGGCGACGAGTTCGATTTCCGCTATCTGGTCGGCGTGCTGTCGGTGATGGCCGACAAGGATGTCGACGGCATCCTGGAGGCGTTGGAGCCGGCCTTCGACATGATCGTGGTGACCCACAACGGGTCGCCAAGGGCCCTGGCCGCGGAAGAGTTGGCGGCGCGTGCCGAGGAGCGGTTCGGTCCGGAGCGTGTCGCGGTCGCGGCGACGCTCCCGGATGCGATCGAGACGGCGACGGCGCTCGTCGAAGAGTCCGGCAATGACGGCGAGGGATACTCGGGGAGCGGCATGGTCATCACTGGTTCGGTTGTCACCGCGGGCGCGGCGCGCACGCTGTTCGGGCGGGATCCGCAGTGA
- a CDS encoding DUF937 domain-containing protein — MAGLDELFAQIPVQDIATKLGADEGEVNNAIHTLVPALVGGLQVNVAADDIDSTDLEAEVGSQAASGLLDGGVTVDDVDPGQGDKIVATIFGGNDSTSVAAALAGTGAGSGDLIQKLLPILAPIVLAYIGKQFGAGAAAQPQAAPSGGGGLGDVLGSILGGAGGGGNNPLGSILGSVLGGGQGNNQGNVIGDILGGLLGGKK; from the coding sequence ATGGCCGGGCTGGATGAACTTTTCGCGCAGATTCCTGTTCAGGACATCGCGACCAAGCTGGGGGCGGACGAGGGCGAGGTGAACAACGCCATCCACACGCTGGTTCCCGCGCTGGTGGGTGGGCTGCAGGTCAACGTCGCGGCCGACGATATCGACTCGACCGATCTGGAGGCCGAGGTCGGCTCGCAGGCGGCCAGCGGTCTGCTCGACGGCGGGGTCACGGTCGACGATGTCGACCCCGGACAGGGCGACAAGATCGTTGCCACCATCTTCGGCGGCAACGACAGCACTTCGGTGGCGGCCGCACTGGCCGGCACCGGTGCCGGCAGCGGCGACCTGATCCAGAAGCTGTTGCCGATCCTGGCGCCGATCGTGCTGGCCTACATCGGCAAGCAGTTCGGGGCGGGCGCTGCCGCCCAGCCGCAGGCCGCGCCGTCCGGCGGCGGTGGTCTCGGCGATGTGCTGGGCAGCATTCTCGGCGGCGCCGGTGGCGGGGGTAACAATCCGCTCGGCAGCATCCTGGGCAGCGTGCTCGGCGGAGGTCAGGGCAACAACCAGGGAAATGTGATCGGCGATATCTTGGGCGGGCTGTTGGGCGGGAAGAAGTAG